The Argopecten irradians isolate NY chromosome 4, Ai_NY, whole genome shotgun sequence genome has a window encoding:
- the LOC138321532 gene encoding AP-3 complex subunit mu-1-like — MIHSLFIINNSGDVFMEKHWKSVIHKSICDYFFEVQGKAASADDVPPVISTPHHYLINIYRNQLYYVAVVTTEVPPMFVIEFLHRIFDTFEDYFNECTESVLKEHYVIVYELLDEMLDNGFPLAVELNILKELIKPPNFLRTITDTVTGKNTSVSGILPTGQLSNIPWRRTGVKYTNNEAYFDVIEEIDAIIDKSGTTVTGEIQGYIDCLIKLTGMPDLTLSFINSRLLDDVSFHPCVRFKRWESERILSFVPPDGNFRLISYHITSNNLVAIPIYLKHSIMFREGSSGRFEVTVGPKTTMGKTVENVVMEVPFPKTVLNATLTPNQGKYTFDPVSKVMTWDIGRIDTTKLPSIKGTVNLQTGAPVPESNPTINMYFTISQLALSGIKVNRLDMYGEKYKPFKGVKYITKAGKFQVRT; from the exons AGATGTGTTTATGGAAAAACACTGGAAAAGTGTTATTCATAAATCAATATGTGACTATTTCTTCGAAGTTCAAGGAAAG GCGGCCTCTGCTGATGATGTTCCTCCTGTGATATCCACACCACATCATTACCTCATCAATATCTACAGGAACCAGCTGTATTATGTGGCTGTGGTCACTACAGAAG tGCCTCCAATGTTTGTGATAGAGTTCCTGCATCGGATCTTTGACACATTTGAAGATTATTTCAATGAATGCACAGAGAGTGTTTTGAAGGAGCATTATGTAATTGTTTACGAG TTACTTGATGAGATGCTTGATAATGGTTTCCCATTGGCTGTGGAGCTAAATATTCTGAAGGAGCTGATCAAACCTCCAAATTTCCTCAGGACCATTACAGACACTGTCACAGGCAAAAACACCAG TGTCAGTGGAATCCTGCCCACTGGTCAGTTGTCCAACATTCCCTGGCGACGGACAGGAGTCAAATATACCAACAATGAGGCTTACTTTGATGTTATTGAGGAGATTGATGCGATTATAGACAAATCTGGTACAACCGTGACAGGCGAGATACAGGGTTAT ATTGACTGCCTAATCAAACTAACTGGGATGCCTGATCTAACCTTATCCTTCATCAACTCGCGTCTTCTAGACGACGTCAGTTTCCATCCATGTGTACGATTCAAAAGATGGGAG AGTGAGAGAATCCTGTCCTTTGTACCACCCGATGGCAACTTTAGACTAATATCCTACCACATCACATCTAATAA CCTTGTAGCGATACCGATTTACCTGAAACACAGCATTATGTTCCGAGAGGGGTCTTCCGGCAGGTTTGAGGTGACAGTGGGACCCAAGACTACCATGGGAAAAACG GTGGAAAATGTAGTTATGGAAGTTCCCTTTCCAAAGACAGTGTTAAATGCTACCTTGACCCCCAACCAAGGGAAGTACACCTTTGACCCCGTCTCCAAGGTGATGACCTGGGATATAGGTCGTATAGACACCACTAAGCTACCTAGTATTAAAGGAACA GTAAATCTACAGACTGGTGCCCCAGTACCTGAATCAAATCCAACCATTAAT ATGTACTTCACCATTAGTCAGCTGGCCCTGTCTGGTATCAAAGTCAACCGACTCGACATGTATGGAGAG AAATACAAGCCATTCAAGGGAGTAAAATATATCACAAAAGCCGGCAAGTTCCAGGTACGGACATAA